In the Uranotaenia lowii strain MFRU-FL chromosome 1, ASM2978415v1, whole genome shotgun sequence genome, ACATCGTGGAATAATGATTTCTTCCAACTCTTTTAACTTGTCACTCCAACGAAACCAACTTGCTTGCAATTCGGAAGGAATTTGTTCATCCCAGTCACTGCCATACTTCCAAATTTCTTGCATGAGAATTCGGCCATGTACCGTATAATGAGCAATCAACCCGAGTGGGTCGAAGACCGACATAATAATTTTTAGAACCTGCCGCTTAGTGGGGGGTGTTCTGCTCATCAGGTGATGCATCAATTCCGTTTGCATGGTGGTGTTAAACGTAAAAACATCGGTTTGAGGCTTCCAGACCATGCCCAGAACCCGTTCCGGTTTTTCCTCCGTGCTTAGTCCTGGCTCAAAATTGAGATCTTTCTGTAGCAATTCGTTGGATTCCCCCAGTCGATTCAAGACTTCCGAAGAGTTGGAGGCgaagtttcgaatttcaaatcctCCCCTGGCGTGAACAAATTGGACTTGTTTCGTCAGCTCTACGGCTTCTTTTGTGGTATCTACGCTCTTGAGGAAATCATCTACATAATGGTCCTCTACAATAGCTTTTGCAGCACCGGGAAATTCAGCAGCATGTTCTGTTGCGtttctatttttaacaaattgagcTACACAAGGAGAGCATGACGCCCCAAACGTAGCTACATCCATAATGTACACTTGAGGTGGTTCTTGCGGGTTGTCACGAAAGAGAAAGCGCTGGTAGTGTTTATCAGATTCTCGGATCCGGATCTGATGGAACATTTCTTTGATGTCTCCTGTGATGGCAATATTCCTTTGACGAAAGCGTACGAGAATGGTCGTCAGTGAGGTTAAAAGATCTGGCCCTTTCAACAAGGTATCGTTGAGCGATATTCCATTAACACGAGCCGCCGCATCCCAGATTAATCGGACCTTTTCCGGTTTCTTTGGGTTCTGAACAACTCCCAAAGGAAGATACCACGTTTTCTCAGGATCTGTCTCTCGTAGTTCCTTCGCGGTGGCTTTATGAGCATAGCCCTTTTGCAGATATTCCTTTATTTGTTCTCGGACCTTTCTGTCCAGAAATGGATTCTTTGCAAGTCGCGATTCAAGTGAAAGCAATCTTCGATTTGCCATCGGAAAACTATTTGGAAATCGTTGATCTGGGTATTTAAATAGCAAACCGGTTTCAAATCGCCCCTCTACTCGACGTGTGGCTTTTTCTAGGATAGCCAGGGCACGTTTGTCATCTTCTGGAACATGTCCAACGGTGTTACATTCTTCGAACTTCAGTAATTGTCCAACCAATTTGTGTAGTTCATGGTCACATGACGTAGTTTCAGAATGTACATGTACCATTTCAATCGATTGGGTTCCAGCAAGCTGTTTGCCGAAAATGCACCAGCCTAGTCGGGTTTTTGTTGCAACAGGATCATTGGGATGACCTTCACGAACCTTCAGTGAAGTTAGCAGCGTGGTATGTTCAATTCCGATGATCATGCTAGGTGTGGCATGGGAATATCCGTTGACAGGTAGGCCTCTCAAATGTGGGTACTTGGTTTTCATGGAAGCATAGTCAAGGGTTTGCTTTGGTAGAAAAAGATTATCGACTGTGCGTACATTATTCAATTTAAAGGAGTCGGTTTTCCCGACGCCACAAGCCGTTACTGAAATTCGTTGCGACAATTTTTCCTCCCGTGTTACATTTCCTGTCCAACTAAGCCACAGCGGTTCTCTTTCGCCACTAATTCCAAGTTCGGTTGCTACTCGAGCCTCGAGCATCGTAGACGACGAACCGTCGTCAAGAAATGCAATGATTTCCGCTGATTTACCATTTGCTTTAAGTATAATGGGGAGATAGCGATATAGAGAAAACGAGGAATCAGAGTAATGATGGGCAACGCTAGCATTTACAGGAGTATATGCTGTTGAATGTAGTAACGAATGGTGAAGATTACGGCAATCATCCACGCCGCATTCTTTTGGTGAACGACATGGCCACTTCTTATGAGGAACAAGACAAATGCGGCATAATTTGTTGGCTTTAACTACTCTCCATCTTCCATCACTGTCcaacttcaaaaatgattcaCAATTGGCTATTTGGTGGCTGGCGTTTCCGCAAAAGTTACATGTTTTTCTAGCACCATCCTTTTGCAGCTGATTGGTATTTGGAACGTTTTCTGTCTCTGTATGTGTGTACAAAGTTTGCTTCGATGGCCTTTTCCCAGCTACCAGTACGACGACGTCAGCTGCAGTATTTCCCTCCTCAGTTGTGAATTGACTGAATACTTCCAGATTAATTGATGGGAATTGTCGCTTGTATCGGGACCAGTGCATTTGCATTTGAGGTGGTAGCTTATTCACAAGCTCTTGTAGTAGCATCGGGTTGAAAAGATACTCCGAGAGATTGGCCATGATCATGTGATCCACACAACTTCGAACTTCCAGTCCGAAAGCAATAATAGACTGTAAGTTATCTTCTTTCGGAGAGGCTGTTTTCCGGAGTTTGTTCATCAGAGAATGTAACAGTATTTCTGGGCGGCCAAAATGTCTCTTCAGAATATCGAGAACTTGGGGTACTGACTCGGGTATCATGAGACGACTTTTGACGGCTTCTAAGGCTTGGCCACGCAAGGAGCGTTGTAACCTGGACAAATTTTCCGCATCGTTGAATCCACAGAATTTCGTACTATTCTGGAATGTGCTGAAGAATAGAGGCCATTCTTCCGGGTCTCCTGCAAAGTGGGGTAGGTCACGGTTTATAACTTGTCGGGCAGCCAGCTGTGCTGGTGAAGGTGCGACAAATTGATCCAAAGATGGTTGTAAGGGATTCCTTATTGCAGGAGGTGTTGGTATTGGTACCGATGGCGGAAGTGCAGCGTCGTCGTGAATAGTGTTGCCATAACTTGGGTTTCGGTCAACTAAGTAGTTAACTGGGTGCGGTTCTGGATTGCGTGGATTCAACGTCATTTGGTTCAGAGGTGCTGCAAGAGACGAAATGTCTGGAATGATAGATGGCAGCGACTCTTGAGACCGTACCACTGCGTTAGTGTACCCATCGGATGGAGCAAGATTATTCAAGAACTGATCCGAGGAGTTGACGATTGTTTGCCTGGCTAATCCatattgattttcaaagtttagcTCGTTTTGCGGTAAGCTGTTTGTTGACGTCACTAAGGGAACTTGGAACGTGATTCTTTGTTCAGCAACATCAGTTGCCGGTGCACATCTGGTGGTTGAATACACGTACTCGTATGCCTTGGGAATTGCTCCCGTGCCAGCCTGTGTGTTTATCGTAGTAGTAGAAGGAATGCAACCCCCATACGCTGATGTCATAATGTTTGCACCCGCTTTCAATGCAGCCAAACGTGGTGGGAGAGGTCTAGGTGTGCTGCGACTAATTGTTGTCGTAGCTGGGCGGTCATAAATGAACTGATTTTGACGATCGGTGTTGATCATTCGAAGCATagtttttggtgaaatttcatTCGAAGACCAGCGAATGGCAGGAGGGAGTTCGACTCCGAGTGACTGTGCTGTCGTTATAATGGTCGGAACAGCATTCGTATGCATAAAGTTTTCTGTTGGATGAGCAATGATTTGAGAGCCCACTGGGTCCGAAGGCGGGCATGCCAAACTAGAATGAGGGGTAGAAGATGATGTCGGTATCACGGTGCTGTGGGAATCATTAGCGTTCGAAACTAAATGCGGTTCGTCGCGTTCTTCTACAGACAAAATGGTCGTGGCAAAAGGTTGGGATTCGCTAAAAAGTGGCTGCGGCGGAAACTCCCACGCGGTAGGTGCCTTTTGTTTGGTGCCTCCAGTGGCTCCACTTGCTAGCCATTGAGAAACTTTTTCCCGACTACTCCTATTGCTGCTTACGCTACCAGCTTCATCTGCTTTACTCAACGCGACATATTTATTCCGAATAAATGCTTCTTCCATTTCGTACCTTTTTTTCCGCAATTGATCTTCTATTTTAGTTTGCTTTTTTCGGGCAGCTTCCTCCTCTTCAGCTTTCTTCTTCTGCGCTAATCCTTCTTCTTCCAATGCTTTCATCATTAATTCATGTTGCTCCTTCAGCATGTTTAGCTCATGCTCAACGCGCTGTGATTTACGTGAAGAACGTGTGCGCGTTTCAGAAACTACTGATTGCGGCCTTGTAACTACTTCCATCGGCCTACAATTGGGGCACTTCCAGGTGCGATCAGGATCTGCAATAGATTCCGAGACTTCAGCGCATTGGTAATGTGCCCAATTCTCGCAAAGGTCACATCCAACCATTTGATCAGTGTCAGGTTGATCACACAGAATACAGTTGGATTTTGTGGCGTTAGTGGCATTTGTGGTGTTCGTGGCAGCAGCAGACGACATCGTAATAAAATCTTTGAAGATTGTTGGTTTCGGATTCGGTGGGAGAAATTATTCCAGATAGCGGTAGGTACTTTGCACGCTTCAAAGCTGCAAGAAGAGATTTTGTATTTTCTAGAGAGATGTTACATTTGAATATGATGATCGCTTACATTTTAATCTTCCCTTCTGATAACTTCCGATCCAACTTGGATGTGCCTGTTAGCATCAGCTATCTCTAATGATATTAGATGTTTGTTAGCTCGAATTCTAGAATGGATAGAATGTCTACTTACAACTTCACCTTCCTATATTTGTTTAATTGCTATCTGCCGTTTTTGTCCACGGAACAACGATACTAGCTACTCTCCGATCAGAAATGGAATTAGTGCTGTGCACTATAAGTGTAACCTAAGTTTGATGATATTAAGCTTAAATGTTCTTCGTGTCATTATTACACAGTTCATAATTACCAAATGGAATAATTTGATGCGTTAATGAATTTCCATCCAGGGTAACCGATTTCCAAATTCCTTAACACGATCTTAAAACTCACATAAACTAGAAATCTCAGCCTAATTCAACCGCATGGAATCCCACTAGTTTTTTACCGCATGaaattgtttacaaacatgtcTCTGTCTGAGTTAACTTGGGGAGCTCTTGGAACTCACCAGATCAGCGCCGAGAAACCCAGGGGTATTTCTAACAGTTGGCGAAATAATCCGCGATCATAGCAATATTGATGTTTAGTTATAGTTACCATAGTACAACAAAACTTTTCATTCCACTGTTAACGTTCAACCCTAACAGACGTCTTTCACTTTGCGAGATAATAATTCCattgaaatttggtcaaacgCCTGTATTTCCGTAGAActgtaaaaaattaaagagaaaaCTCATGTAACTTTTTCCAGATGTCAAAATAACTCACAGTCATATAAAAAGTTGATCATTTAATCAAAACCTTTCAATGTCTTTGGAACAttttacagttaaaaaaaatgcacaaatttttCAACCTCGATCCttctattcatattttatttaaattatttctagaaaataatcgtttaaaaaattgtgccctttgaagaataaaaaacaatttttattttattcatacccTCTGTGTTGCCAATTTGTTACTGTTTTCAAcatacgaataaaatttaatttcatttgtttcggatttttattattttatttcacaaacaaaaacaaatctcaattatttatttttgaacgaatatttgcaaaatgagaattataaaagttttgATGAGATTACTGTGCACTGATATGAAGTAGTACAGGAAAAATagataattgttaaaatttttcttctgttcaacaacaaatgtattattttcatttatgaaatgtCATTTATAACGAGAGATTCCTTAATGGACTcataggtaattttttttaaaactttctggtatataaaatacgaaaataatcttttatcaacatttttactCGCATGATTCGCTGATTGAAGTTTattaaagaatatttaaaaaaaaagtttaaaaagaaaattatgaaattttttaatacacCTCAAATTGAGTTCATTGAGATCGAATTGGAGGAAAAGTGGCAGTGACTGTagaccgaaccgaggattgtcgTGGAATCGTTTGACTATGGAGCAGCTAAACGACCTTGATCTgtcagacgatattgttttgctcgcccaaagtcAACAAGACATgtagagcaaactcgacgacctcaccgaaggCACCAAGGCAGCAGgactcaaaatcaatgtcggaagaATCAACTCAATGGAAATTGTCGGAAGAAGCAGTTCAAATAATTAATATTAATCAAAGCAatcacccaagcaaccaaaagttcgaatatcacttaaggaacgaactaataagttcatatatagctgtacaaaagttctgtggaacttttttgctgtttaaaatgctttttcgaggtccatggaacttcattctttatcaagttcagccaatactcaaaaaaagcttcaaagtactgttttggtttctgtttctactttttgggaactttaaagtttgtatgaagaaaaacaatctacttgttacgtacttcttatttttttcaaaatcaagtagctatcaaagggttgcaagtctttttgtacagctcaatagttcgtaaaaaggctctgttgtactattttgtaaacttgaaagtttttaattagttccaacgggcgttcaaaagcaacttcgtattatagaaactttgaagtagatttaaaggctaaaatctgcttttttcgaacttcaacacgtgtttgcataaataaacacacatcgttacttgggaaacagctatatgaagtacacattaagtcccggaagaactttttaacagcttgaaagtgggaattaagtagaaataatgaacctgaaagtcgttttaaagaaaatcatcacatcgagtaaaatcgttgcctactcatgatgttcatatagggcaaTAAGTGTggatctcaactttcaagcggtgagcgCGGGTTCAAGacttggtaagaacatgttttttaaaatgtaatgtgagtaagtaacaaatatagtggattaatatgaatcaaaatagcagacttgagaaggcaattgaaggagcggaagagtaattttttcgattttttatgctgcttataaagtggattttgaagctggttagaagttgtttgacgatttatgcgaactttttgtcaactttaaagttcgtttaactacttaaaaatttagctgaaaagaagttatattagcatactcgattaagctgataAAACCTGATagagcaagattgtcccatgtggaaaaaagtgcaaacgagaaaaacgcgattgaaatatcagttatatttccaatttttctctaaaactaAAAagtcaccgacagtttttttgtagtgaacagttcaagttaatcattttacaatgttttctgccaaaaaattacatttcctacaaaaaaaaaacagcaaattagagccaaaaatgctccgtgtgacacttttgcgtagaatcagaacccgtgccgatgctagttctccgaaaaactgtcacacggctacaatttttctatcattttagaagcttgcgtagtttatttttcccaaaaactcatgctaaaccgtaatttgagaaatacgttcctctttgtttataaaaatgtatagttgagtatggatcctgtaagtagtgcctaccgaaaagtgggTAGTGAAAATATCTCTGAAAAAAACACTCAgggcttctcgctcctcctctgccctctattttagtgttcttttcagtgaataacattaaattcaacagtttgaactcatcttaagacatttttttgataaaattttcattttttcatagaattttctctagtgtgacattcttgcgtagaactatcaacatagagacaaccaccttgatgaaaatttcgtataagttcagaacaaagtatacttgtttgtgtttttattcgaaagctaacactaaaagagaccgtttccagcaaaaaagtgaaaatgacccaaaattcacatgggacattcttgcttagaacggcagttaAGTCCTATAAAAACAAGAGCACAATAATATTCTTTCATTCTTTGTTAAACTATCAAGACTATCAAACCCAGTAGTTGTGCTTTCTACGGCCAATACTAAGAGAAACCAACACAGAAAACCCTACCAACTACATGGTTGCTGGGCAacagaaagtgagaaagtggagtgcttccagtatcttggttaACGCCTGATgatggtaccaagaaagacatcgaaacccggatcagaaaggcccgatttgcgtttgcgagtcgcCGGAACGAAAATTctaatcttcaactcaaatgtcaaatccgtattgttgtgcgggggtgaaacttggtgcaagtatttgtgaatcgctgcctgcgctgaactggatctcaaatgaggaactacatagccggtgtcatcaaagggcgctaaaAATCGAGaatcgggaacgtaagtggaaataggttgggcacacgctgcgaagaaaCAAGAACGAAATTTGCAGaaaggcgcttgaatggaatctaTAAGGACATCAAAGGAAGGCGGCAAAGGCTAGCCGCCGAAATCTGAACTGTTGACGAAAATCTTGACTGCAAGGgatcaagtgaagacgctggctccggatcgtaaacagtggaggtcttttaccacggccctatgcgccggagaaTCGAAGCGGGACTATTGAGTTAAGTAAGTAAGGTTTGGTTGAGCAAGGCAGCTTTTTAAGAACGACAATTGATTATCTATTTCGAAGGTACATGTAAGTAAAACGATATAGTTTTGGGGATGTTTGTAATGTACttgtttttaatactttttatttCCATGATACTTGCTTATTCATTTGTATTTGTGTAGAGTATGTGTTCTTTTCAGTAGAGTTGTTTTCGAGTTTTCACCGCTAGAAATTGTGAGTGAGAGCTGCAGGTTAAAGTGTAAAAATATGCTCGCCGAAAGGCAACTACAGGTTATTTCTTTATGATATTTTACCAAGATTTCTAAATTACCTTCCCCGTCCTTCTAGGGAGATTTCCTTATATCACTCGCGCTCAAATTGTAATGTTTTGTAATTCAGGCTTACCGTCTTGATGCTCGTAAATAATACGCATGCCTatatcttttattttcatttttaaggaGAACAAAACTTTAGCTTTCAATCAGGaaataatatctttttttaaatacatcatTAACGACGCATCAAGTCTCTAGGTTAATACACAAAAACTATTCGAAGTGGTTCTTTACAGTTTGCTCGATAGAAGGAGCAGGTAAATACTTTGCGCAACTCAGATTAAAGCTACAGTTTTCTTTGACATTCACCGGGAACAGTAAGTATACAGGTCTTCCTAATTATGCTCAATTACAaacacaaaataacaaaactaaataaaattcttacacaaaaactAACAAAAGTTCAACAAAGTTATAATAAATACTTAAACTTCTATCAACTACGACACGCTAAAGAGGGTACACCGAGGAAATAATCTAATCACAATGACTTGCCGCTACTTTTGTTgctgaaaataaagtttgataAGCCTTATTAAGCACATTTCATAAATATGCACAACAAAAGAGGTTCGATCCTAGAATAAACCTTTCTATACCTTCACTgggtgaacgaaaaaaaaacaataatgaaCGATTTACCCAAACAATAGTTATACGCTGTAAGCACAACTTAACCTATTGAATTCCAAACACACGTACGACTAATCGCGTACAATACCTATTTTCAATTACTGATGCAATACGCTAGTTTGTCTACCGACAAATTCAATATGATCATTTCCATTTGTTTCGTACCGTTGCATGCGATTATTGGTTTATGTTTTCTTCTCAAtagctttgtttgaaaaaaatttgggtTGTGTTTTTACTTATGAACTCTTATAAAGGATTCCGTCTTATATgtttataaaatatctaaaaaatcttttgtttttctaaatgcaatgtcattttggagaaaattccccttattttgtttgtttctatGGTTGAGTAGGTAGTTGTGTGTATTGTAAGTAAATTCCAGaaaatctgtctaaagtatcgtTAAAAAATTGTGcgaaaaaagaacatttttttctaccgaaGGATTCAATCGTGTGTTTGTATGTTGTTTCTTCGGTGTTTTGTAAGTGGTTCAGAATCAGATTAATTGAGAAGTACGAAGTATGTATGCATTGCTATCAACAGATAATTCTGTTTAGTTGTTTAGGTGTTCGTGTTTCAGCGATTTGTAGCGATCTTTTTCGCTGCTATTTTCCGGTGGTTCACAATCGAACGAGGCCATAGCCAAggtgttttcgttcaaaatacTGTTGGTCTGTAGGAACATGATGATCTTACTGTTCTTCTCGTAAGGGCATGTCACTTGCTTCCAGCCGATGAATTCGTTAACCTGCTTGGCTAGTTGccagaacttttcaaaatttatatggccATTTGgtaatctgagaaaaaaataaaaaaaaggtttagttTGAGACGTTAAGTACAAAAAAAGGAACTCACTTGTTGGTGCAACCCTCATTGAGGAAGTACAAATCCTTGACTAGTAAGCTGAAGAATGGAATGACAATTCGCTGCCGCTCGTCAGTTGCTCCCTCGGATCGCCACATGGCAGCCTTGAGTGTCGATCGATAGCTGCTGAAATTGCTAGTCGGATCCATTTGATGTTCCAATATGGAAAATTTGGCTGACTGGATCTTAGCccactgaaataaaaatctatgcCGTTTACTGAATAAAAGCTTTTGGACCTGCAAATCGTTACCGTTTTCTTCAACCGAGCAATGGGGGCCATATTCAGGCCGGCGACGATGGCCATCAAAGTGTTGAAATTGCCAATGTTGAACGACTCCCGCGCCGTTTCGATCCAATACTCGATCACGCGAGCGCGTTGCTTCTTTTTAGAATGTTTACAGATCTCTGTGGCCACTATATAGGACAGCCGATTGAACCACTGAACGTAAGATTCTAGATTACGAGTCTTCTTCATATCCTTAATAGATGTGTCAACATTGGGATTCTCTTTGGCAAACGCTTGTACAAATTCCTCGGGCCCGATGAAGGATAACCGTTCCAGCTCGATGTGAGTCAATTGGTGGGATAATACTGAAGGACTAGGGCAGAGATCGGTGATGTCTGGCGTGGAAAGGGTTGAACTTATCGA is a window encoding:
- the LOC129737634 gene encoding uncharacterized protein LOC129737634 is translated as MANLSEYLFNPMLLQELVNKLPPQMQMHWSRYKRQFPSINLEVFSQFTTEEGNTAADVVVLVAGKRPSKQTLYTHTETENVPNTNQLQKDGARKTCNFCGNASHQIANCESFLKLDSDGRWRVVKANKLCRICLVPHKKWPCRSPKECGVDDCRNLHHSLLHSTAYTPVNASVAHHYSDSSFSLYRYLPIILKANGKSAEIIAFLDDGSSSTMLEARVATELGISGEREPLWLSWTGNVTREEKLSQRISVTACGVGKTDSFKLNNVRTVDNLFLPKQTLDYASMKTKYPHLRGLPVNGYSHATPSMIIGIEHTTLLTSLKVREGHPNDPVATKTRLGWCIFGKQLAGTQSIEMVHVHSETTSCDHELHKLVGQLLKFEECNTVGHVPEDDKRALAILEKATRRVEGRFETGLLFKYPDQRFPNSFPMANRRLLSLESRLAKNPFLDRKVREQIKEYLQKGYAHKATAKELRETDPEKTWYLPLGVVQNPKKPEKVRLIWDAAARVNGISLNDTLLKGPDLLTSLTTILVRFRQRNIAITGDIKEMFHQIRIRESDKHYQRFLFRDNPQEPPQVYIMDVATFGASCSPCVAQFVKNRNATEHAAEFPGAAKAIVEDHYVDDFLKSVDTTKEAVELTKQVQFVHARGGFEIRNFASNSSEVLNRLGESNELLQKDLNFEPGLSTEEKPERVLGMVWKPQTDVFTFNTTMQTELMHHLMSRTPPTKRQVLKIIMSVFDPLGLIAHYTVHGRILMQEIWKYGSDWDEQIPSELQASWFRWSDKLKELEEIIIPRCMFKNTTSESLKTLQLHTFVDASEAAYSCVVYARIVDRGIPKCAIVAAKTKVAPLKPLSIPRLELQAAVEGSRLTQKLVEALTLPVNQRFLWSDSTTVLSWLRSDSRRYHQYVSCRIGEILRVTSINEWRYVPSKLNVADEATKWNAEPNFNPQSRWFVGPDFLLKPEGEWPSKFHVTTMPEEEIRTVLLHHHAESHQSIFDEVDYSRFSQFNRLLRAIVYFHRAIERFRKVKREGPFEAEEIAAAENFLWRQVQMESYPEEYATVLYNHKNSTSKHVAIKCTSPLYQLAPFMDENNVLRMRSRIEAAPVTPYETKYPVLLPKEHRATHLLVHQYHRRYLHGNQETVVNEMRQRFQIPHLRALVKRIAKECQMCKVNKAVPKTPMMSPLPAVRLTPFIKPFTHTGIDYFGPLMVKQGRSLVKRWVALFTCLTIRAVHLEIVSTLSTQSCVLAIRRFVARRGSPTTFYTDNGTNFLGASNLLINQIRNAHEECALIFTNAHTRWYFNPPATPHMGGPWERMVRSVKQAMTAIADHPQHPSDEVLETVALEAEAIVNSRPLTYVPLDSAESEALTPNHFLLYGSTGIRQPATALMITNRTLRDSWNLARTLVDKFWVRWPAY